From the genome of Colius striatus isolate bColStr4 chromosome 15, bColStr4.1.hap1, whole genome shotgun sequence, one region includes:
- the CCDC71 gene encoding coiled-coil domain-containing protein 71: MNIAANNVEEKAVHSWSRISTAGHKVLEEALRVFNPMSKDLSDTQTQLVAFLQSLKEEGYRPTVLRSKDVYGYNSCTAASPRQPRDGSPHGCSHAARPAPSLAARAASTAPSGLTPSPAKASKGDSTNLLLSSLKQTRSGASQAAAVGFPAGGYPDVYPAMRLSVVLEALVPLKSTPSCLEPKYTRGRLGISPSDLKLLKASSPTRQFSSGKSTKVAQGKGHKHSGKKAPDSATLTLELPKGPRGSVLQESNACRASGVLQESNSCRASGVLQESNACRASGVLQESNACKASGVLNGRVTGSSSQGRATTPQAKALKNRDVEALVGKAEWKASSTYQESAGQKKRQAAEAREAPQRKKTKSIPVRNRARRAQSTWNLLKFRAIKVGNSSSDDEVRRRAQKILRVNLSPVIRIQPLSHSLSVP; encoded by the coding sequence ATGAATATTGCAGCGAACAATGTGGAAGAAAAAGCTGTCCATTCCTGGTCCAGAATATCCACTGCAGGACACAAAGTGCTGGAGGAAGCCCTCCGAGTCTTCAACCCCATGTCCAAGGACCTTTCGGACACACAGACCCAGCTGGTGGCCTTCCTTCAGAGCTTGAAGGAGGAGGGCTACCGGCCCACGGTGCTGCGCAGCAAGGATGTGTACGGGTACAACTCGTGCACGGCAGCCTCGCCGCGGCAGCCGAGGGACGGCTCCCCGCACGGCTGCAGCCACGCTGCCCGCCCcgctcccagcctggctgccagagccgcGTCCACCGCGCCCTCCGGCCTCACACCGAGCCCGGCCAAAGCCTCCAAAGGGGATTCCACAAACCTCCTCTTGAGCTCCTTGAAGCAGACGAGGTCGGGCGCGTCCCAGGCGGCGGCAGTGGGCTTCCCCGCCGGCGGGTATCCCGATGTGTACCCGGCCATGAGACTGTCGGTGGTCCTGGAAGCGCTGGTGCCGCTGAAATCCACCCCGTCCTGCTTGGAGCCCAAGTACACGCGGGGCCGTCTTGGCATCTCGCCCTCGGACCTTAAACTCCTCAAGGCTTCGAGTCCGACGAGGCAGTTTTCATCAGGCAAGAGCACTAAAGTAGCACAAGGGAAAGGGCACAAGCATTCAGGGAAGAAAGCACCGGATTCTGCCACCCTCACGCTGGAGCTGCCGAAGGGCCCAAGGGGCAGCGTGCTGCAGGAGAGCAATGCCTGCAGAGCCTCAGgtgtgctgcaggagagcaaTTCCTGCAGAGCCTCAGgtgtgctgcaggagagcaaTGCCTGCAGAGCCTCGGGCGTGCTGCAGGAGAGCAATGCCTGCAAAGCCTCAGGAGTGCTCAATGGCAGGGTCACTGGCAGCTCCTCCCAGGGCCGCGCCACCACACCACAGGCCAAGGCCTTGAAAAACAGAGACGTGGAAGCTCTGGTGGGGAAAGCAGAGTGGAAGGCTAGCAGCACATACCAGGAGAGCGCTGGGCAGAAGAAGAGACAAGCTGCAGAGGCGAGGGAAGCACcgcagaggaagaaaacaaaaagcattccTGTCCGAAACAGAGCCCGGCGGGCTCAGAGCACTTGGAACCTGCTGAAATTCCGGGCCATCAAGGTGGGCAACTCCTCCTCTGATGACGAAGTGAGGAGGAGAGCACAGAAGATTCTTAGGGTCAACCTGTCCCCTGTGATCCGCATTCAGCCCCTGTCCCACTCTCTCAGCGTCCCCTGA